Proteins found in one Micromonospora sp. WMMD1082 genomic segment:
- the nrfD gene encoding NrfD/PsrC family molybdoenzyme membrane anchor subunit: MNPDRPVVGETFRRFRDQALGSPSRGRRRGSGGEELAVPRAEFTSYYGRPILKPPVWTWEIAAYLFTGGIAAGSSLLAAGGQLTGRPAVRRVGRLAALAAITASAGLLVKDLGRPERFHHMLRVAKPTSPMSVGTWIVTAYGPAAGLAAVAEAAPLLPERGPLGLARRVLPPVGRVAGLAAAASAPALGTYTAVLLADTAVPSWHEAYPHLPFVFAGSALASGAGVGLLALPAAQAGPARRLAVAGAGLELFGAHRVETRLGLLGEPYRTGRAGRLLRAGRALTVAGVAGALLGVRSRAVSAVAGAALLAASAATRFGVFHAGIASARDPKYTVLPQRERLDRRRAGDPGR, from the coding sequence GTGAATCCGGACCGACCGGTGGTGGGCGAGACGTTCCGTCGCTTCCGTGACCAGGCCCTCGGCTCCCCGTCCCGGGGGCGGCGGCGCGGGTCCGGCGGGGAGGAACTCGCGGTGCCCCGGGCCGAGTTCACCTCCTACTACGGCCGGCCGATCCTCAAGCCGCCGGTGTGGACCTGGGAGATCGCCGCGTACCTGTTCACCGGTGGGATCGCCGCCGGCTCGTCGCTGCTCGCCGCGGGAGGGCAGCTCACCGGACGGCCGGCGGTGCGCCGCGTCGGGCGGCTCGCCGCGCTGGCCGCGATCACCGCCAGCGCCGGCCTGCTGGTCAAGGACCTGGGCCGGCCGGAGCGGTTCCACCACATGTTGCGGGTGGCCAAGCCGACCTCACCGATGTCCGTGGGCACCTGGATCGTCACCGCGTACGGGCCGGCGGCGGGGCTCGCCGCCGTCGCCGAGGCGGCGCCACTGCTGCCCGAGCGGGGCCCGCTGGGGCTGGCCCGCCGGGTGTTGCCGCCGGTGGGCCGGGTAGCCGGGCTGGCCGCCGCGGCGAGCGCGCCGGCCCTGGGCACGTACACGGCGGTGCTGCTGGCCGACACGGCCGTGCCGTCCTGGCACGAGGCGTACCCACATCTGCCGTTCGTCTTCGCGGGCAGCGCCCTGGCCAGCGGCGCGGGGGTGGGGTTGCTCGCCCTACCGGCGGCGCAGGCCGGCCCGGCCCGGCGGCTGGCGGTGGCCGGCGCCGGCCTGGAGCTGTTCGGCGCGCACCGGGTGGAGACCCGCCTCGGCCTGCTCGGCGAGCCGTACCGGACCGGCCGGGCCGGGCGCCTGCTGCGGGCCGGCCGGGCGTTGACCGTCGCCGGGGTGGCCGGCGCGCTGCTCGGCGTACGCAGCCGGGCCGTGTCAGCGGTGGCCGGTGCCGCGCTGCTGGCCGCGTCGGCGGCCACCCGGTTCGGTGTCTTCCACGCCGGCATCGCCTCGGCCCGGGATCCGAAGTACACGGTGCTGCCGCAGCGGGAGCGCCTGGACCGGCGGCGGGCGGGCGATCCGGGCCGGTAG
- the selA gene encoding L-seryl-tRNA(Sec) selenium transferase produces MGDGADPRRRVPRTDALLAQPPLVAAAATLGRDRVRSAVRQAQQRARRGEITPDEVRDAALAALPPPTPRAVLNATGVLLHTNLGRAALSDAAVAAVAAAAGHTDVELDLDTGRRARRGRDALDALAAAVPAAEAVHVVNNGAAALVLAATALATDAEIVVSRGELVEIGDGFRLPDLLTSTGARLREVGTTNRTSLADYAAAVGPRTGFVLKVHPSNFRVTGFTSAVPVRRLADLGVPVVADIGSGLLAPDPLLPDEPDAVTTLRAGAALVTASGDKLLGGPQAGLLLGAAGLVERLRRHPLARAVRVDKLTLAALAATLGDPATPTRRALHADVAALRERTERLRDALAADGHKAEVVPSVAVVGGGGAPGLELDSWALSLPGRYARPLRTGDPPVLGRVARGRLLLDLRCVPERADGWVRAAVLAVPGDD; encoded by the coding sequence ATGGGTGACGGCGCCGACCCGCGGCGCCGGGTGCCGCGCACCGACGCGCTGCTGGCGCAGCCGCCGCTGGTCGCGGCGGCCGCCACGCTCGGCCGCGACCGGGTCAGGAGCGCGGTGCGGCAGGCCCAGCAGCGGGCCCGGCGTGGTGAGATCACCCCCGACGAGGTACGCGACGCCGCGCTGGCCGCGTTGCCGCCGCCCACACCGCGCGCCGTGCTCAACGCCACCGGGGTCCTGTTGCACACCAACCTCGGGCGCGCCGCCCTCTCCGACGCCGCGGTGGCCGCGGTGGCCGCCGCCGCCGGGCACACCGATGTCGAGCTGGATCTGGACACCGGGCGCCGGGCCCGGCGCGGGCGCGACGCGCTGGACGCCCTCGCCGCCGCCGTACCGGCCGCCGAGGCGGTGCACGTGGTCAACAACGGCGCGGCGGCCCTGGTCCTCGCCGCCACCGCGCTCGCCACCGACGCGGAGATCGTGGTCAGCCGGGGAGAACTGGTCGAGATCGGTGACGGCTTCCGCCTGCCGGACCTGCTCACCAGCACCGGCGCGCGGCTGCGGGAGGTCGGCACCACCAACCGGACCAGTCTCGCCGACTACGCCGCCGCCGTCGGCCCCCGCACCGGTTTCGTGCTCAAGGTGCACCCGTCGAACTTCCGGGTCACCGGCTTCACCTCGGCGGTGCCGGTGCGGCGACTGGCCGACCTCGGCGTGCCGGTGGTCGCCGACATCGGCTCCGGGCTGCTCGCCCCCGACCCGCTGCTGCCCGACGAGCCGGACGCCGTCACCACCCTGCGCGCCGGGGCGGCCCTGGTCACCGCCAGCGGCGACAAGCTGCTCGGTGGCCCACAGGCCGGGCTGCTGCTCGGCGCCGCCGGTCTGGTCGAGCGGCTGCGCCGGCACCCCCTCGCGCGGGCGGTACGGGTGGACAAGCTGACCCTGGCCGCGCTGGCCGCCACCCTCGGCGACCCGGCCACACCCACCCGCCGTGCCCTGCACGCCGACGTGGCGGCGCTGCGCGAGCGGACCGAGCGGCTGCGCGACGCGCTCGCCGCCGACGGGCACAAGGCCGAGGTGGTGCCCTCCGTCGCGGTGGTCGGCGGCGGTGGTGCCCCCGGCCTGGAGCTGGACTCGTGGGCGTTGAGCCTGCCCGGCCGGTACGCCCGGCCGCTGCGCACCGGTGACCCGCCGGTGCTGGGCCGGGTGGCCCGGGGCCGGCTGCTGCTGGATCTGCGCTGCGTGCCGGAGCGCGCCGACGGGTGGGTGCGTGCCGCCGTGCTGGCCGTGCCGGGAGACGACTGA
- the selB gene encoding selenocysteine-specific translation elongation factor, whose translation MLVVATAGHVDHGKSTLVRALTGMEPDRWAEERRRGMTIDLGFAWTALPSGGTVAFVDVPGHERFVPNMLAGVGPVPAAAMVVAADEGWMPQSAEHLAALDALGVAYGLLVVTRADLADPQPALARARAELAATSLGAVEAVAVSAVTGAGLPELRAALDRLAARLPAPVADGPVRLWVDRSFTVRGSGTVVTGTLGAGRLRVGDELALAGTGEPVRVRGLHRLGVACGETGPVARVAVNLRGVPRDRIARGDALLTPGRFRATDLVDVRLVGDPVAELPVTLTLHVGSAAVPVRVRPLGADTARLRLGRPLPLLVGDRALLRDPGRRHVAGGVRVLDVLPPPLRRRGAAADRAAVLATLDGRPDLAGELGRRGLVRAGDLVRAGVPVTVDPVAGDWLADPGHWRRLADRLADAVARHTREHPLEPGVPVEVLRQRLDLADRALVEALVRPPLRLVAGRVVAAGTAPLPEPVARALALVRDDYAAHPFRAPDAERLAAVGLGTREIGAAVRAGALLRLTGNVLLLPGAPEQAVRVLAGLPQPFTLSAARQALATTRRVAVPLLELLDRQGMTRRLPDDARVVVAD comes from the coding sequence ATGCTGGTGGTGGCCACCGCCGGGCACGTCGACCACGGCAAGTCCACGCTGGTGCGGGCGCTGACCGGGATGGAACCCGACCGGTGGGCGGAGGAACGCCGTCGCGGCATGACCATCGACCTGGGGTTCGCCTGGACGGCGCTGCCCTCCGGCGGCACCGTCGCCTTCGTCGACGTGCCGGGGCACGAGCGGTTCGTGCCGAACATGCTCGCCGGTGTCGGCCCGGTACCCGCCGCCGCGATGGTGGTCGCCGCCGACGAGGGGTGGATGCCGCAGTCCGCCGAGCACCTGGCCGCGCTGGACGCGCTCGGGGTCGCGTACGGCCTGCTGGTGGTGACCCGCGCGGACCTGGCCGATCCGCAGCCGGCGCTGGCCCGCGCCCGGGCGGAGCTGGCGGCGACCTCGCTGGGTGCGGTGGAGGCGGTCGCGGTCAGCGCGGTCACCGGTGCCGGCCTGCCGGAGCTGCGCGCCGCGCTGGACCGGCTGGCGGCCCGGCTGCCGGCCCCGGTGGCCGACGGGCCGGTCCGGCTCTGGGTCGACCGCAGCTTTACGGTGCGCGGCAGCGGCACGGTGGTCACCGGCACCCTGGGCGCCGGCCGGCTGCGGGTCGGCGACGAGCTGGCGCTGGCCGGCACCGGGGAGCCGGTGCGGGTCCGGGGCCTGCACCGGCTCGGTGTGGCGTGCGGCGAGACCGGGCCGGTCGCCCGGGTGGCGGTCAATCTGCGCGGGGTGCCCCGCGACCGGATCGCCCGGGGCGACGCGCTGCTGACCCCGGGCCGGTTCCGGGCCACCGACCTGGTCGACGTGCGCCTGGTCGGTGATCCGGTGGCCGAGCTGCCGGTGACGCTGACCCTGCACGTCGGCTCCGCCGCGGTGCCGGTACGGGTCCGCCCGCTGGGTGCGGACACCGCCCGGCTGCGGCTCGGCCGCCCGCTGCCGCTGCTGGTGGGGGACCGGGCGCTGCTGCGTGACCCGGGTCGCCGCCACGTCGCCGGTGGGGTCCGGGTGCTGGACGTGCTGCCGCCGCCGTTGCGGCGGCGGGGCGCCGCGGCCGACCGGGCGGCCGTGCTGGCCACGTTGGACGGCCGGCCCGACCTCGCCGGCGAGCTGGGCCGGCGGGGCCTGGTCCGGGCCGGTGACCTGGTGCGGGCGGGCGTGCCGGTGACGGTCGACCCGGTGGCGGGGGACTGGCTGGCCGATCCGGGGCACTGGCGGCGGCTGGCCGACCGCCTCGCCGACGCGGTGGCCCGCCACACCCGGGAGCATCCGCTGGAGCCGGGCGTGCCGGTCGAGGTGCTGCGCCAACGCCTCGACCTGGCCGATCGGGCGCTGGTCGAGGCGCTGGTCCGGCCGCCGCTGCGGCTGGTCGCCGGCCGGGTCGTGGCCGCCGGGACGGCCCCGTTGCCCGAGCCGGTGGCCCGCGCGCTCGCCCTGGTCCGCGACGACTACGCGGCACATCCGTTCCGGGCGCCCGACGCCGAGCGGCTCGCCGCCGTCGGGCTCGGCACCCGGGAGATCGGCGCGGCGGTACGCGCCGGGGCGCTGCTGCGGCTGACCGGGAACGTGCTGCTGCTGCCCGGTGCGCCCGAGCAGGCGGTGCGGGTGCTGGCCGGGCTGCCGCAGCCGTTCACGCTCAGCGCCGCCCGGCAGGCCCTGGCCACCACCCGCCGGGTGGCGGTGCCGCTGCTGGAACTGCTGGACCGGCAGGGCATGACCCGGCGGCTGCCCGACGACGCCCGGGTGGTGGTCGCGGATTGA